Proteins from one Candidatus Binatia bacterium genomic window:
- a CDS encoding TlpA disulfide reductase family protein: MEGGAPTLQSSATYRYIVWLIVLAALAVTVLVFEPFFVLRHAKTAGPAGLVGQPAPTFALRDDRGLPVSLERYRGRVVVMNLWASWCPPCRAEMPDLQRLAALYAGRDLAIIGVNEGESPQRAGAFASSLGIRFPIWIDSAEQYGRTYTALGLPTTMIVDRSGTVARAFDGPLTFDQMRAAVSPLMANR, encoded by the coding sequence GTGGAAGGAGGGGCACCTACGCTACAGAGCTCGGCAACGTACCGCTACATCGTCTGGCTAATCGTCCTGGCCGCGCTGGCGGTGACCGTCTTGGTTTTTGAACCGTTCTTCGTCTTGCGCCACGCTAAAACGGCGGGGCCCGCCGGGCTCGTCGGGCAACCCGCGCCGACTTTTGCGCTGCGCGACGATCGCGGTCTGCCGGTATCGCTCGAGCGCTATCGAGGCCGCGTCGTGGTTATGAACCTCTGGGCTTCGTGGTGCCCGCCGTGTCGAGCGGAGATGCCGGATCTGCAGCGCCTTGCCGCGCTCTATGCCGGTCGCGATCTCGCCATCATCGGGGTTAACGAGGGCGAGTCGCCGCAGCGCGCGGGCGCTTTCGCGAGCTCACTCGGGATTCGCTTTCCGATCTGGATCGACTCCGCCGAACAGTACGGCCGCACGTACACTGCTCTGGGTCTTCCGACGACGATGATCGTCGATCGGAGTGGAACGGTCGCGCGCGCATTCGATGGCCCGCTCACGTTCGATCAGATGCGCGCCGCGGTCAGTCCGTTGATGGCGAACCGGTGA
- a CDS encoding phosphodiester glycosidase family protein has product MKSLLLILIFALAAGASAAAREDALPARVAPDAPFPRILQEAPTIESVAPGVMYADYQLLTAVGPLSVHVVSVEPHRGDVRLGAVLAGDSLESRGETVGSMARRTRAVAGINGDFFDIGQTNRPISIVVRSGVLVQPPYKRYALAITHDGTPHIAEFSFSGQIEIDQRTMPLDAIDEMPPGGGLSLLTPLYGRVRPQDDVTLVKVEPLSDAPPLTRYRVTGVANNLEPQPPGYYVVIGPNDYSFINVPDEDAVLSVTGDLSPLGLDAISAAVGGGALILHDGAWYDDGDAPYRVENARRMPCSGGAIAPNGRLFLVEVDGRQPELSVGVTRPEFAALMRALGATEGLLFDGGGSSTIVARRLGDSEADVMNSPSDGRERPVADGIFVYSTAPTGPPIRLVSRPGAVRALTGAEVPLRVASVDAANHVTAGGAARAEVEPPALGEYRDGVFVALHPGSGRIALRDGNLRGSVPVEVAAAPASTRIMPARPNVDPNATIALTARAYDRDGYALALPSVLRWTASSGSIDARGQYRAASRDAQVSVRIGAAVADTRVTVGSHEVALAFADHARFTTLPHGGAGSLVKDAGCRSCVSLSFSFAAAERAAYATADLPLPADTIGLAFDLRDDGSDASVRVNVRNAINEDTLVKAADLGQPGWRSVVVRFPPDTGAARLISIYVLRPKDIELSEGTIVLRNVRAIVAGQ; this is encoded by the coding sequence GTGAAATCTTTGTTGCTGATCCTGATCTTCGCGCTGGCTGCGGGGGCGAGCGCTGCGGCGCGCGAGGATGCGCTGCCGGCGCGCGTCGCGCCGGATGCGCCCTTTCCGCGCATCCTGCAAGAGGCGCCGACGATCGAAAGCGTCGCGCCCGGCGTCATGTACGCGGACTACCAGCTGCTCACCGCGGTGGGCCCGCTGTCGGTGCACGTCGTGTCGGTGGAACCGCACCGCGGCGACGTCCGTCTCGGGGCGGTGCTGGCCGGCGATTCGCTCGAATCGCGCGGCGAAACGGTCGGGTCGATGGCGCGGCGTACGCGGGCGGTCGCGGGCATCAACGGCGACTTCTTCGACATCGGACAAACGAACCGGCCGATCAGCATCGTCGTTCGCTCGGGCGTGCTCGTGCAGCCCCCCTACAAGCGCTATGCGCTCGCGATCACACACGACGGAACGCCGCATATCGCGGAGTTCAGCTTCTCGGGACAGATCGAGATCGATCAGCGCACGATGCCGCTCGACGCCATCGACGAGATGCCACCCGGCGGCGGACTCTCGCTGCTGACGCCGTTATACGGTCGCGTGCGCCCGCAAGACGACGTAACGCTCGTAAAAGTCGAGCCCTTGAGCGACGCGCCACCGCTCACGCGATATCGTGTGACCGGCGTCGCAAATAATCTCGAGCCGCAGCCGCCCGGCTACTACGTCGTCATCGGCCCGAACGACTACAGCTTCATCAACGTTCCAGACGAGGATGCGGTACTCTCGGTCACCGGAGATCTGTCGCCGCTGGGCCTCGACGCGATCAGCGCCGCCGTCGGCGGCGGCGCGCTCATCCTCCACGACGGCGCGTGGTACGACGACGGCGACGCACCGTACCGCGTGGAAAACGCGCGGCGCATGCCATGCTCCGGCGGCGCGATCGCGCCCAACGGGCGGCTGTTTCTCGTCGAAGTCGACGGGCGGCAGCCGGAGCTCAGCGTCGGCGTCACGCGGCCCGAGTTCGCCGCACTCATGCGCGCTCTGGGCGCGACGGAGGGACTGCTCTTCGACGGCGGCGGATCGTCCACGATCGTCGCGCGGCGTCTTGGCGACAGCGAAGCCGACGTCATGAACTCGCCCTCTGACGGGCGCGAGCGTCCAGTCGCCGACGGCATCTTCGTGTACAGCACGGCGCCCACCGGCCCACCCATTAGGCTCGTGTCGCGTCCCGGCGCCGTTCGCGCGCTGACCGGTGCCGAGGTGCCGCTGCGCGTCGCGTCCGTAGACGCAGCCAACCACGTCACGGCGGGCGGTGCGGCTCGCGCCGAAGTGGAGCCGCCGGCACTGGGCGAGTACCGCGACGGCGTGTTCGTCGCACTCCATCCCGGCAGCGGCCGGATCGCACTGCGCGACGGCAATCTTCGCGGCAGCGTACCGGTCGAAGTCGCGGCAGCGCCGGCGAGCACGCGCATCATGCCCGCGCGCCCCAACGTGGATCCGAATGCGACGATCGCGCTGACCGCGCGAGCGTACGATCGCGACGGCTACGCGCTCGCTCTTCCTTCCGTCCTGCGCTGGACGGCCAGCTCGGGATCGATCGACGCCCGCGGACAATATCGCGCCGCCTCGCGCGATGCGCAGGTCTCGGTCCGCATCGGCGCGGCCGTGGCGGACACGCGCGTCACGGTCGGATCGCACGAAGTGGCGCTGGCCTTTGCCGATCACGCCCGCTTTACGACGCTGCCGCACGGAGGGGCGGGCTCCCTAGTCAAAGATGCCGGCTGCCGCAGCTGCGTCTCGCTGTCGTTCTCGTTCGCCGCGGCGGAGCGGGCGGCATACGCCACGGCCGACCTTCCGCTTCCCGCCGACACCATCGGCCTCGCCTTCGATCTGCGCGACGACGGAAGCGACGCCAGCGTGCGCGTCAACGTCCGCAACGCGATCAACGAGGACACGCTCGTCAAAGCCGCCGATCTCGGCCAGCCGGGCTGGCGAAGCGTCGTCGTGCGCTTTCCGCCCGACACCGGCGCGGCGCGCCTGATTTCGATCTACGTGCTGCGCCCGAAGGACATTGAGCTTTCGGAGGGGACGATTGTGCTGCGCAACGTGCGAGCTATCGTCGCAGGCCAATAG
- a CDS encoding efflux RND transporter periplasmic adaptor subunit: MRFAHALGNSMLLALTAALALPALAGCGKKPEAGQMPLAVDAAAATRQNLATYITLDGQIAPLEQSTLAFQQSGTIVAINVNIGDMVHRGELLARIDPSTLQAQLSQAQAQAAQYSASAQGAVVGYPVQVQGNEATLQTAKASLANAKLVYDQNKQLYKQGYVSETQLQQSQANYVQAEQTYNNAVVGLRNNVVSAQNVKAQQAQAESASAQAHVLGTQLSQTYLYSPYDAVIGNRLVDPGAFASPSQPVLQVARIDTVWINVNVPDEDLAYVHPGTPVTFQSTSLPGRTFRAPIQTVNSVPTSGTLSYLARIQLQNPGYVLRGGMLVAVTVTKAHAVGAVVVPRSAVAQTPNGDVVYIVADNKAQAIPVRVGVQTDTMSQVVSPRVQPGTMVITTRPDALKDGSVVAVSGSASASSSGSVH, encoded by the coding sequence ATGAGATTCGCTCACGCATTGGGGAACTCGATGCTGCTGGCGCTCACCGCCGCGCTGGCGCTCCCGGCATTAGCCGGGTGCGGAAAGAAGCCCGAGGCGGGCCAGATGCCGCTGGCGGTCGACGCCGCCGCGGCCACACGCCAGAACCTGGCGACCTACATCACGCTGGACGGTCAGATCGCGCCGCTCGAGCAGTCGACGCTCGCGTTCCAGCAGAGCGGCACGATCGTCGCGATCAACGTGAACATCGGCGACATGGTGCACCGGGGTGAGTTGCTGGCGCGCATCGATCCGTCAACGCTCCAGGCTCAGCTCTCGCAGGCGCAGGCGCAGGCCGCCCAATACTCGGCCTCCGCGCAAGGTGCGGTCGTCGGATATCCCGTTCAGGTGCAGGGCAACGAGGCCACGCTCCAGACGGCGAAGGCTTCGCTCGCCAACGCAAAGCTCGTTTACGATCAGAACAAACAATTATATAAGCAGGGGTACGTCTCCGAGACGCAGCTGCAGCAATCCCAGGCGAACTACGTTCAAGCAGAACAGACATATAACAATGCGGTCGTCGGACTGCGCAACAACGTAGTGAGCGCGCAGAACGTGAAGGCGCAACAGGCGCAGGCCGAGTCGGCCTCCGCGCAGGCGCACGTGCTCGGCACGCAGCTCTCGCAGACCTATCTGTATTCGCCGTATGACGCGGTTATCGGGAATCGCCTGGTCGACCCGGGCGCGTTCGCCTCACCGTCGCAGCCCGTGTTACAGGTCGCGCGGATCGACACCGTCTGGATCAACGTCAACGTACCAGACGAGGATCTCGCCTACGTGCATCCGGGTACGCCCGTTACGTTCCAGTCAACGTCACTGCCGGGACGGACGTTCCGCGCGCCGATCCAGACGGTCAACTCGGTGCCCACCTCGGGCACGCTATCCTATCTCGCGCGAATCCAGCTGCAAAATCCCGGATACGTGCTGCGCGGCGGAATGCTGGTCGCCGTAACCGTCACGAAGGCGCACGCGGTCGGCGCCGTCGTCGTTCCGCGCAGCGCGGTGGCTCAGACACCCAACGGAGACGTCGTCTACATCGTCGCCGACAACAAAGCCCAAGCGATTCCGGTTCGCGTCGGCGTGCAAACCGACACCATGTCGCAGGTCGTCAGCCCGCGAGTGCAGCCGGGCACGATGGTGATCACGACGCGTCCGGACGCGCTCAAAGACGGCAGCGTCGTAGCCGTCAGCGGCTCCGCCTCAGCATCGTCCAGCGGCTCGGTGCACTGA
- a CDS encoding thioesterase codes for MSVKLDIGRSYSLQSRVEEWMTAEKAGNKGVDVLSTSMLVQLVESAAIHCVDPILKPGQITLGTHIDLEHKKPIPVGFIVRTEVEVVMLDGPRVSFAVQVFDEQEAVAEGTHERYIIERAKFLAKLREKLA; via the coding sequence ATGAGCGTGAAACTCGACATTGGGCGCTCGTACAGCCTTCAGAGCCGCGTCGAGGAGTGGATGACCGCCGAGAAGGCGGGGAACAAGGGCGTCGACGTCCTCTCCACGTCGATGCTCGTTCAGCTTGTAGAGAGCGCCGCGATCCACTGCGTTGACCCGATCTTAAAGCCAGGCCAAATCACGCTCGGGACGCACATCGACCTCGAGCACAAAAAGCCCATTCCCGTCGGATTTATCGTGCGAACGGAGGTCGAAGTGGTCATGCTGGATGGTCCCCGCGTGAGCTTCGCGGTGCAAGTCTTCGACGAGCAAGAGGCTGTCGCCGAAGGAACCCACGAGCGGTACATCATTGAGAGGGCCAAGTTCCTAGCAAAACTCAGGGAAAAGCTCGCCTAA
- a CDS encoding flavin reductase family protein: MTSAAAFRHAMRHVPTGVTVVTTLKDGEPRGITVNAFASVSLEPPSLLICINREARSYLFISTSRVFCVNVLAGDQRRLAEHFSGKVRDRQFAAIDYAVDATGAPVLADAIAHFDCEVSHEYQIGSHSILIGRVLSCGARPGSPLGYFNGGFHDFGIHVD; encoded by the coding sequence ATGACGAGCGCTGCGGCCTTTCGGCACGCAATGCGCCACGTGCCCACCGGCGTCACCGTCGTAACCACGCTGAAAGACGGGGAGCCGCGCGGCATCACCGTCAACGCCTTCGCCAGTGTATCGCTCGAGCCGCCGTCGCTGCTGATCTGCATCAACCGCGAAGCTCGTAGCTATCTCTTCATCTCCACCTCGCGCGTCTTCTGCGTCAACGTGCTCGCCGGCGATCAGCGCCGACTCGCCGAGCATTTCTCTGGGAAGGTCCGCGATCGGCAATTCGCAGCGATCGACTACGCCGTCGACGCGACCGGCGCGCCCGTCTTGGCCGATGCGATCGCGCATTTCGATTGCGAGGTATCGCACGAGTACCAGATCGGCTCGCACTCGATCCTGATCGGACGGGTTCTGTCATGCGGCGCCCGCCCCGGCTCACCGCTCGGATATTTCAACGGCGGCTTCCACGATTTCGGCATCCACGTGGATTGA
- a CDS encoding DUF4337 family protein: protein MNPAIDANSGSRLVSLAAAIIAVLAALGTLFAHHRSISALSAKNQAILAQARASDTFNAYEAKQIRFNIYGALIASGLVKDAQTKSRLQSSAESENAAAPAVLERAKALESQARNDDERSERILKSYELLQFATTAFEISIVLVSISALSGGRRLLSAGCGLSGLGLVLFIIGLVRGG, encoded by the coding sequence GTGAATCCAGCCATCGATGCGAACTCGGGCAGTCGCCTGGTCTCGCTCGCCGCGGCCATCATCGCGGTGCTGGCGGCGCTGGGCACACTTTTCGCGCATCATCGGTCGATCTCGGCGCTGTCCGCAAAGAACCAGGCCATCTTGGCGCAAGCGCGCGCGAGCGATACGTTCAACGCATATGAAGCCAAGCAGATTCGTTTCAATATCTATGGCGCGCTAATCGCGAGCGGCCTCGTCAAGGACGCGCAGACGAAGTCGCGGTTGCAGTCTTCGGCGGAATCGGAGAACGCCGCGGCGCCGGCCGTTCTCGAGCGCGCGAAGGCGTTGGAAAGCCAGGCGCGCAACGACGACGAACGCTCCGAGCGTATCTTGAAGTCTTACGAGCTGTTGCAGTTTGCGACGACGGCGTTCGAGATCTCGATCGTGCTGGTGTCGATCTCGGCGCTCTCCGGCGGGCGCCGCCTCCTCTCCGCCGGCTGCGGCTTGAGCGGCCTCGGCCTCGTGCTCTTCATCATCGGGCTCGTGCGGGGCGGCTGA
- a CDS encoding bifunctional 5,10-methylenetetrahydrofolate dehydrogenase/5,10-methenyltetrahydrofolate cyclohydrolase — MPALILDGRSLAADLRTELVARTSALRDRGIHPRLVIVFVGENDSSVAYVRNLARTGERVGIDVVVDRLPESATPRDLRFRLERLHADPATHGVMLQQPLPGHLPIRDIADAIPPHKDVDGTHPMNQGHLAFGSGTEYVPATPAAVMLLLERSPHWPLRGRRAVMIGRSIVVGAPVAWLMIAQDATVTILHRESRGLQPYLKMAEVVVVAAGSPGLIRGDDLMPGATVIDVGTTLVDGTLKGDVDFESAARVAGAITPVPGGVGPVTNVALLRNVVKAAERSQVARYAAPKAT; from the coding sequence GTGCCTGCCTTGATCCTAGATGGACGAAGCCTCGCCGCCGACTTGCGTACGGAGCTCGTCGCACGTACGAGTGCGCTGCGCGACCGGGGGATTCATCCCCGCCTCGTCATCGTCTTCGTGGGAGAGAACGACTCGAGCGTCGCGTACGTGCGCAATCTCGCGCGAACGGGCGAACGGGTCGGCATCGACGTCGTCGTGGACCGGCTGCCCGAGAGTGCGACCCCGCGAGACCTTCGGTTTCGTCTCGAGCGTCTCCACGCGGATCCCGCGACGCACGGCGTGATGTTGCAGCAGCCGCTGCCGGGGCATCTCCCGATCCGCGATATCGCCGACGCGATTCCTCCACATAAGGACGTCGACGGCACGCACCCGATGAATCAAGGACACCTGGCGTTCGGCAGTGGGACCGAGTACGTCCCCGCGACTCCCGCCGCCGTGATGCTCCTGCTGGAGCGCAGCCCGCACTGGCCGCTGCGTGGGCGCCGCGCCGTGATGATCGGGCGCTCGATCGTCGTGGGTGCGCCGGTCGCCTGGCTCATGATCGCGCAGGACGCGACGGTGACGATACTGCATCGGGAGTCGCGTGGGCTGCAGCCGTACCTGAAGATGGCCGAGGTCGTCGTCGTCGCGGCCGGCTCGCCCGGTCTCATACGCGGCGACGACCTAATGCCGGGCGCAACCGTCATCGACGTCGGCACGACGCTCGTCGACGGCACATTGAAAGGCGACGTCGACTTCGAAAGCGCGGCGCGCGTCGCGGGCGCCATCACGCCTGTGCCGGGCGGCGTCGGACCGGTAACCAACGTAGCGTTGCTGCGCAACGTCGTAAAGGCCGCGGAGCGTTCGCAGGTCGCTCGTTACGCCGCGCCCAAGGCGACGTGA
- a CDS encoding MBL fold metallo-hydrolase — protein sequence MIVRTFPVGPLACNCTVIVDEKSAEAIVVDGGDGVDEVAALLERNGWSAKLLVHTHAHIDHIGDLGKLRERTGGAGLLHPADLPLYQTLAWQAQWLGLHRAPPIVALDGELSDGQLLELGPIRLDVLHTPGHTPGSVCFAVHDKQDTMLLTGDTLFAGSIGRWDLGGTSMEDIVHSIQTRLMPYADATPVVPGHGPFTTVGVERRANPYLQ from the coding sequence ATGATCGTCCGAACGTTTCCGGTCGGTCCGCTCGCGTGCAACTGTACGGTCATCGTCGACGAGAAATCCGCCGAGGCAATCGTCGTCGACGGCGGCGACGGCGTGGACGAGGTCGCCGCGCTGCTCGAACGCAACGGCTGGAGCGCCAAGCTGCTCGTGCACACTCACGCGCACATCGACCACATCGGCGACCTCGGGAAGTTGCGCGAACGGACCGGCGGTGCAGGCCTGCTGCATCCGGCCGATCTGCCGCTCTATCAGACGCTCGCGTGGCAGGCGCAGTGGCTCGGATTGCATCGGGCTCCGCCGATCGTCGCGCTCGACGGCGAGTTGAGCGACGGTCAGCTCCTCGAACTCGGGCCGATACGCCTCGACGTGCTGCACACTCCGGGGCACACACCCGGCAGCGTCTGTTTCGCCGTGCACGACAAACAAGACACGATGCTGCTCACCGGCGACACGCTCTTCGCAGGCTCGATCGGCCGGTGGGATCTCGGCGGCACCTCGATGGAAGACATCGTGCACTCCATCCAAACCAGGTTGATGCCGTACGCGGACGCTACCCCGGTCGTGCCGGGCCACGGACCGTTCACGACGGTTGGCGTCGAGCGCCGGGCTAACCCATACTTGCAGTGA
- a CDS encoding class I SAM-dependent methyltransferase, with product MEPNPILLELEQRAHKDGVSIVSRETGRFLSVIVTAMQASRILEVGTSYGYSTLSMALAQPRMGRIWTIERDAAHAAVALQYFRRAGEDDYIELFNTPAAEMLENFPHRNLDIVFIATAPREYGRYLELVIPMLKLSGLAIFYGCALAEGFVRLFLAHPALDATILPLGEGTGIGARRQ from the coding sequence GTGGAACCTAATCCGATTTTGCTCGAGCTGGAGCAGCGCGCGCACAAGGACGGGGTTTCGATCGTTTCACGCGAGACCGGCCGGTTTCTCTCGGTCATCGTCACGGCGATGCAGGCCAGTCGAATCCTCGAAGTCGGTACTTCGTACGGATACTCGACGCTATCGATGGCGCTCGCGCAGCCGCGCATGGGCCGAATATGGACGATAGAGCGCGACGCCGCGCACGCCGCTGTCGCGCTCCAGTATTTCCGCCGCGCCGGCGAGGACGACTACATCGAGCTCTTCAACACGCCCGCTGCCGAGATGCTCGAGAACTTCCCCCACCGCAACCTCGACATCGTCTTCATCGCGACCGCCCCGCGCGAATACGGCCGCTACCTCGAGCTCGTGATCCCGATGCTGAAGCTCTCGGGGCTGGCCATCTTCTACGGCTGCGCGCTCGCCGAGGGTTTCGTGCGGCTCTTTCTCGCGCACCCCGCGCTCGACGCGACGATTCTACCGCTGGGCGAGGGGACGGGAATCGGCGCGCGGCGGCAATGA
- a CDS encoding carbon-nitrogen hydrolase family protein has product MTRSIAVAAIQLRARDRDDFVAAAEAALDAVRRCAHADVVVLPEATFPAYVLGDAPLDDAAVGDAIARLREIARSTKTVIVAGVAAREEEATRNSAFVIDVDGSLAGRADKLFLWHFDRRWFSRGDRLAPVRTSVATLGVMICADGRLPTVARALVDRGAELLVMPTAWVTSGRDPAALENVQADVLGRVRAYENRVPFVAANKCGTELDMVAYCGKSQIVDSRGEIVALADQDRPESLHASVELSAERPARVQTELLVPRTVNAERPVRIAIAYDELPSDIDRRLEMLEDEFAISRHDDERFAALDRVVPAAFVDDARVLDPGGLVPYRRAGYWLICWRAGVAPPWVERIARARAVELRIHLVVFDRAQRRAFAVDPDGTILAGTFGDYRLATFAFDPRRSMQTAVAPGTDIVEGLRWVAALSEREDTVAT; this is encoded by the coding sequence ATGACTCGCTCCATTGCCGTAGCAGCAATCCAGCTGCGTGCGCGCGACCGCGACGATTTCGTTGCCGCAGCGGAAGCGGCGCTCGACGCCGTGCGCCGGTGCGCGCACGCGGACGTCGTCGTCTTGCCCGAGGCCACGTTTCCCGCATACGTCTTAGGCGACGCACCCCTCGACGATGCGGCGGTCGGCGATGCGATCGCACGCCTGCGCGAGATCGCTCGCTCGACGAAGACGGTGATCGTGGCCGGCGTCGCCGCGCGCGAAGAAGAGGCCACCCGTAACAGTGCCTTCGTGATCGACGTCGACGGCTCGCTCGCCGGTCGTGCCGACAAGCTGTTCTTATGGCACTTCGATCGGCGCTGGTTCTCGCGCGGAGACCGCCTGGCCCCGGTGCGAACGAGCGTCGCAACGCTCGGCGTGATGATTTGCGCCGACGGACGCCTTCCCACGGTCGCTCGCGCGCTCGTCGATCGAGGAGCGGAGCTGCTCGTCATGCCGACCGCCTGGGTCACGAGCGGGCGCGATCCGGCGGCGCTGGAAAACGTTCAGGCTGACGTCCTTGGCCGCGTCCGCGCGTACGAGAATCGCGTCCCGTTCGTCGCCGCCAACAAATGCGGTACGGAACTCGACATGGTCGCCTACTGCGGCAAGAGTCAGATCGTGGATTCCCGCGGCGAGATCGTCGCGCTCGCGGACCAGGATCGTCCCGAGAGCCTGCACGCCTCCGTCGAGCTCAGTGCCGAGCGCCCGGCGCGCGTCCAGACGGAGCTCCTCGTGCCGCGCACTGTCAACGCGGAGCGGCCGGTGCGTATCGCCATCGCGTACGACGAGCTCCCCAGCGACATCGACCGGCGCCTCGAAATGCTCGAAGACGAGTTCGCCATATCGCGCCACGACGACGAGCGCTTCGCTGCGCTCGATCGCGTAGTCCCGGCGGCTTTTGTCGACGACGCGCGCGTGCTCGATCCGGGCGGCCTCGTGCCATACCGCCGGGCCGGCTACTGGCTGATCTGCTGGAGGGCGGGCGTCGCTCCGCCCTGGGTGGAGCGCATCGCGCGGGCGCGCGCGGTGGAACTTCGCATCCATCTCGTCGTTTTCGATCGTGCGCAGCGGCGAGCGTTCGCCGTCGACCCCGACGGTACGATCCTCGCGGGCACGTTCGGAGACTATCGCCTGGCGACGTTCGCATTCGATCCGCGCAGGTCGATGCAGACCGCGGTCGCGCCGGGCACCGATATCGTCGAGGGCCTGCGCTGGGTGGCGGCGCTGAGCGAACGTGAAGACACAGTGGCGACGTGA
- a CDS encoding copper amine oxidase N-terminal domain-containing protein, translating into MKRLSTGVLTVLLAAGLGFNAVAAHPAASHGNIGTNAIAQGGATAAPPANFGSPPSGQYPILYNDHHVYAKPDILKQGRVLAALVRGGTLLIPLRSMFEQMGATVSYDAGSKTVTVSKAGAEVKVTVGKPEVIINGESRPLDVPPIVYQGIILVPVRVISEGMGAYVQWVPDRRLVVVRYIPATPPPSPAPPPPPPPPPTPTPVPVTPPYYDFYVAGDYIISPKVYNEFVPGSSSNNNSGGFSYRLHGALEFPIANLPWMVEVDYRQWNWQHNCGGSGDPECLVTTIGGLGTSSVPTFTGRDYDFDARLGIRVLKPRIYIVGGYMWRGNNYGYPKENGAGVGLEKLPDLDHVFSWYGHAMYFFGVNGNYQSTPGGCGTPAATSGCTFNVGYNILKYDIGVSYTFQGFPLFLEAGFMGDRGWNYNAAPIGFSESGPYAGIGLKI; encoded by the coding sequence TTGAAGCGACTGAGCACAGGAGTCCTGACCGTGCTGCTGGCAGCCGGCCTTGGATTCAACGCAGTCGCAGCCCATCCCGCCGCATCGCATGGCAACATTGGAACCAACGCGATAGCGCAGGGGGGCGCGACGGCTGCTCCTCCGGCGAACTTCGGTTCGCCGCCGTCGGGTCAGTACCCGATTCTCTACAATGACCACCACGTCTATGCCAAGCCCGACATCCTGAAGCAGGGTCGCGTGCTCGCGGCACTGGTTCGGGGCGGAACACTTTTGATTCCGCTTCGTTCGATGTTCGAGCAAATGGGTGCGACCGTGTCATACGACGCGGGCAGCAAGACGGTGACGGTCAGCAAGGCCGGCGCCGAGGTCAAGGTGACCGTCGGTAAGCCGGAAGTTATCATCAACGGCGAGTCGCGTCCTCTGGACGTGCCGCCAATCGTCTACCAAGGCATCATTCTCGTGCCGGTGCGCGTGATCTCGGAAGGGATGGGGGCCTACGTTCAGTGGGTGCCCGATCGCCGTCTGGTCGTCGTGCGTTACATTCCGGCCACTCCGCCGCCTAGCCCGGCACCGCCGCCGCCTCCTCCGCCGCCGCCGACTCCGACACCAGTGCCGGTGACGCCGCCGTACTACGACTTTTACGTAGCGGGCGACTACATCATCTCACCTAAGGTGTATAACGAGTTCGTCCCCGGCTCATCCAGCAACAACAACTCAGGCGGTTTCTCGTATCGTCTCCACGGAGCGCTCGAATTCCCGATCGCCAACCTCCCCTGGATGGTCGAAGTCGACTATCGTCAGTGGAACTGGCAGCATAACTGCGGTGGCTCCGGGGATCCTGAGTGCCTCGTGACGACGATCGGCGGCCTCGGCACGTCGTCCGTTCCCACGTTCACTGGTCGCGACTACGACTTCGACGCTCGGCTCGGGATTCGCGTCCTGAAGCCGCGCATCTACATCGTCGGCGGGTACATGTGGCGTGGAAACAACTACGGCTACCCGAAGGAGAACGGGGCCGGCGTCGGACTCGAAAAGCTACCCGATCTCGATCACGTCTTCTCGTGGTATGGCCACGCGATGTACTTCTTCGGGGTCAACGGTAACTATCAGAGCACGCCGGGCGGATGCGGAACCCCGGCCGCGACCTCGGGTTGCACGTTCAACGTCGGTTACAACATCCTCAAGTATGACATTGGCGTCTCCTACACGTTCCAGGGATTCCCGCTCTTCCTTGAAGCGGGATTCATGGGCGATCGTGGCTGGAACTACAATGCTGCGCCGATCGGATTCTCCGAAAGCGGCCCATACGCGGGAATCGGGTTGAAGATCTAG